TTAACTAAGGTTGCCGAGGCGCTGGCCGGCGTGACCCACGTTATCCACACTGCCGCCGCTCTGCCGCTTTATAAAAAAGAAGATATCTTTTCGACCGACATCGACGGGACCCGTAACCTTCTGGCGGCGGCCGAAAAAAATAAAGTTGACCGGTTCGTCCATATCTCCTCGACCGCCGTTTACGGTATTCCCGACCATCATCCGCTTTACGAGACCGATAAGCTCGACGGGGTCGGGCCTTACGGCATTGCCAAGATCAAAGCGGAAGAAGTTTGTCTGGAATATCGGAAAAAAGGGATGCTTGTTCCGATCATCCGGCCGAAATCGTTCATCGGGCCGGAAAGGCTTGGGGTTTTCGCCTTGTTTTACGATTGGGCCAAGGACGGCAAGAATTTTCCGATGATCGGGAGCGGCAATAACCGCTACCAATTGCTTGACGTTGAAGACCTTTGCCAGGCGATTTATCTCTGCCTGACCCTTGAGGCTGGAAAAGTCAACGACACTTTCAACGTCGGGGCTAAAGAGTTCACGACGATGAAGGAAGACTATCAGGCGGTCTTGGACTACGCCCGGTTCGGCAAACGGATCGTCGGTTTCCCGGCCTGGCCGATGATCTGGGCGCTGCGAATACTCGAATTTTTCCACTTGTCGCCGCTCTATAAGTGGGTCTACGAAACTGCCTCCAAAGATTCGTTCGTGTCGATTGAAAAGGCCGAGAAGGTCCTTGGCTATAAACCGATCTATTCGAACAAGAAGGCTTTGGTCCGTAATTACCAGTGGTACCTGGCGAACCTCAAGACGATCGAACAGGCGAGCGGCATTTCTCACCGGGTTCCCTGGAAGCAAGGGATATTAAAGTTCTTTAAGATCTTTTTCTGACCCCCTCTGTCCCTCGACTTCGCTCGGGACATCTCCCCCTTATTAAGGGGGAGACCGGTGAATTTACAAAAGACCCGGCTTCTGCTATCATGCGTTAAGAAAAAATACAGGAGGGTTAACAATGAAAAAAGTTGCCATTCTTCTCGTTTTGCTTTTGTTGTCAGCGACGGTCTCTCTGGCCCATCCGCCGAAAAAGATCACGCTCAAATTGAACGGCCAGCGCTTGAGCGTTGATGTTTTGCACGAATCGATGAATATTGAAGATCACTTTGTTAAAACCATCGTGGTTTTGCTCGATAACGAGAAAATTATCGAACAGCACTACACTTTCCAACAGCCCGGCGGCCAGTCCGCCGTTTATGACATTCCCGACCTGTTAAAGGACCACAAGACGTTGGCGGTTACGGCATCCTGCAGTAAATTCGGGTCGAGAACGCAGACCCTGATGCTCAAGAAATAACGGCGGATGAAACGCAGCCTGTTCTTTCTTTTGGTTTTCGTTTGGGCGGCTGCCGCCTACGCGCTTCCCAGTACGGTCGAAGACGGGGTCCAGCTCCGGAGCGGCCCCAGCTTTGCCGACGACGTCAAGCTCGACCTCCCCAAAGATTATCCGCTGAAGATCATTGAACGGAACGCCGGCTGGTGCTTGGTCAGCGACTGGCTCAATTGCCGGGGGTGGGTCGAAGAAAAACTGATCACCGGCGAATCGACGGGAGTTGTTCGGAAATCAAACATCAGCCTGCGGAGCGGTCCCGGGACCAGGTTTTCCAAATTATCCAAGCTTTACCAGGGGATGACGGTGAAGATCCTGGGGAATAAAGGGGTTTGGCGCAAAGTCCTGGTGCTTGACGGCCCGACAATGATCGAAGGGTGGCTCCACAGCCGCTATCTTTGGGGATAAGGCCTTCAAACCGTCCGCGTTCTGGTTTATAATGACGCCAACGATCACCACAAGGAGTGATAACGATGGCAAAAATGTTCGTCCTGGTAAATTATCTCGTTTACGGGGTCAGCTTGCTCGGCATGCTGGTCATTCTCTGGGGCTTGCTGATGGTCCTCAAGGATTTCCTGCTCAATCTTTTTTCCGACGATCCGAACTCCAAGCGGCTGATGCGCCAAAAGCTCGGGGCCTACCTCGTCCTTGGTCTGGAATTTTTCATCGCCGCCGATATTATCCGGACAATTACCCGGCCCGACTGGAACGAGATTGGGATGCTGGCGGCGATCATTGCTCTGCGGACCGTCTTGAGCTATTTCTTGGGCCTGGAGCTCAAAGAAAAAGTTAAGGGGAAGTAAATGGCTGGTCTGACGACGAACCGGATCGAAGG
This window of the Candidatus Margulisiibacteriota bacterium genome carries:
- a CDS encoding SH3 domain-containing protein; the protein is MKRSLFFLLVFVWAAAAYALPSTVEDGVQLRSGPSFADDVKLDLPKDYPLKIIERNAGWCLVSDWLNCRGWVEEKLITGESTGVVRKSNISLRSGPGTRFSKLSKLYQGMTVKILGNKGVWRKVLVLDGPTMIEGWLHSRYLWG
- a CDS encoding NAD-dependent epimerase/dehydratase family protein, producing the protein MRVLVTGGAGFLGINLIRYLFKQGITNIVSLDVAEFDYPEKNKVKIIKGDIRDLTKVAEALAGVTHVIHTAAALPLYKKEDIFSTDIDGTRNLLAAAEKNKVDRFVHISSTAVYGIPDHHPLYETDKLDGVGPYGIAKIKAEEVCLEYRKKGMLVPIIRPKSFIGPERLGVFALFYDWAKDGKNFPMIGSGNNRYQLLDVEDLCQAIYLCLTLEAGKVNDTFNVGAKEFTTMKEDYQAVLDYARFGKRIVGFPAWPMIWALRILEFFHLSPLYKWVYETASKDSFVSIEKAEKVLGYKPIYSNKKALVRNYQWYLANLKTIEQASGISHRVPWKQGILKFFKIFF
- a CDS encoding DUF1622 domain-containing protein, which produces MAKMFVLVNYLVYGVSLLGMLVILWGLLMVLKDFLLNLFSDDPNSKRLMRQKLGAYLVLGLEFFIAADIIRTITRPDWNEIGMLAAIIALRTVLSYFLGLELKEKVKGK